The following proteins come from a genomic window of Salvia hispanica cultivar TCC Black 2014 chromosome 4, UniMelb_Shisp_WGS_1.0, whole genome shotgun sequence:
- the LOC125218423 gene encoding protein SICKLE isoform X1, protein MEESQKRRERLKAMRIEAADTTVANTDRSLASGGLANPLVEGESTSVPTQYFSPRFDYYTDPMAAFSGSRRDNITPQVSHGRSSGPAHQHMPPGPTYRSTAPNQSYQTPGVNYPDQRGGPQGNPPTAWGGPMEFATRPQGNPPNIRGGPMEFAGGPQGNPPNAWRGPMEFAGRPRGNPPNAWGGPMEFAGRPRGNPPNAQGGPGIALNYVSPPNMSRGGHFSNPSFGQEDHPYYGRGRSQNYYSSPQASGRGGSRHLESGRGRGRSFGNSVTPGSRMSGGRGGSRESVSAEVRPDLYYIKEMVEDPWKMLDPVKRKDTPAPENKSWLPKSVTMKKAKVSSEVPQTSISQQSLAQYLASSFGDSTDEPVHSEPST, encoded by the exons ATGGAGGAGTCTCAGAAAAGAAGGGAAAGGCTGAAGGCAATGCGAATTGAAGCTGCTGATACAACAGTTGCAAACACTGATAGATCATTGGCATCTGGTGGCCTTGCAAACCCTCTTGTTGAAGGAGAAAGCACTTCTGTTCCAACTCAATATTTTTCACCAAGATTTGATTATTACACTGACCCTATGGCAGCATTCTCTGGAAGTAGGAGAGATAATATTACTCCTCAGGTCTCACACGGACGCTCCTCAG GACCTGCACATCAACATATGCCTCCTGGACCTACATATCGAAGTACGGCTCCAAACCAATCATATCAAACTCCAGGTGTCAACTATCCCGATCAAAGAGGTGGACCACAAGGTAATCCTCCAACTGCCTGGGGTGGACCGATGGAATTCGCTACCAGACCACAAGGTAATCCTCCAAATATCAGGGGTGGACCGATGGAATTTGCAGGTGGACCACAAGGTAATCCTCCAAATGCCTGGCGTGGACCGATGGAATTTGCAGGTAGACCACGAGGTAATCCTCCAAATGCGTGGGGTGGACCAATGGAATTTGCAGGTAGACCACGGGGTAATCCTCCGAATGCCCAGGGTGGACCAGGCATCGCCCTTAACTATGTGAGCCCACCAAACATGTCAAGAGGTGGTCATTTCAGCAATCCTAGCTTTGGACAGGAGGACCATCCTTATTATGGTAGAGGCAGAAGTCAGAACTACTACAGTAGTCCCCAAGCATCAGGGCGTGGAGGCAGCAGGCATCTCGAGTCTGGTAGAGGCAGGGGTCGATCATTTGGTAATAGCGTAACTCCAGGTTCAAGAATGAGTGGCGGGAGAGGAGGGTCACGTGAATCTGTTTCAGCTGAAGTGCGACCAGATTTGTATTACATCAAGGAAATGGTAGAAGATCCATGGAAGATGTTGGATCCTGTTAAAAGAAAGGATACTCCTGCCCCAGAGAATAAGTCCTGGCTGCCTAAATCCGTCACTATGAAAAAAGCTAAAGTTTCTAGTGAAGTTCCACAGACATCAATTTCTCAGCAAAGCCTAGCTCAATACCTGGCTTCCTCATTCGGTGACTCAACTGACGAGCCTGTTCACAGCGAGCCGAGTACATGA
- the LOC125223460 gene encoding uncharacterized protein LOC125223460 → MDSSGGHPEAMVPPVEGVAGGGTAYGWGESGIQDPNLLRTSIDPLKVHSSELVHAWCMPSTANVGPQDMPRTLEPISLLAARNERENFQIAIRPKVSWAGSTVAGTVQMQCTDLCSTSGDRLIVGESLKVRRVVPILGVPDALVPLEVPVSQLNLLPGETTAVYVSIDVPEIQPPGQYEGEFIITATRADTQSTVQSPNKAERNHMYQELLNCLDFLEPIDGKPLDEVAERVKCASSSLRKVLEMPSFSDLYLDNGSGDMMEEDAISNFSIRVKMSLTVWDFVLPVTPSLPAVIGISDTVIEDRFGVEHGSSQWYEALDEHFQWMLQYKISPYFCRWREGMRVLTYTCPWPADHPKSDEYLSNPRLAAYAVPDSPVVSCGDTAKNFLQREVELLRTKNHWRKAYFYLWDEPLNLEHYEAIRNMASEIQAYAPDARIMTTYYCGPSDAPLASNNFESFLKVPEFLRPHNQIYCTSEWVIGNREDLAKDIIAEIQPENGEEWWTYVCMGPADPHPNWHLGMRGTQHRAVMWRVWKEGGTGFLYWGANCYEKASVPSAEIKFRRGLPPGDGVLYYPGQVFSSSAEPVASLRLERLLSGLQDIEYLKLYSSRFGREEGLQLLEKTGMYIGPERYTNEHIPIDVMRAEVFRTCRSDSNF, encoded by the exons ATGGACAGCTCCG GGGGCCATCCGGAGGCAATGGTACCGCCAGTTGAGGGTGTAGCAGGAGGTGGAACAGCGTATGGATGGGGCGAAAGTGGCATACAAGATCCAAATTTGTTGAGGACCTCCATTGACCCCCTGAAAGTTCATTCGTCCGAGTTAGTTCATGCCTGGTGCATGCCAAGCACAGCGAATGTCGGCCCACAAGACATGCCTCGTACATTGGAGCCC ATATCTCTTTTGGCAGCAAGAAATGAGAGGGAGAATTTCCAGATAGCTATACGTCCAAAAGTTTCTTGGGCCGGATCTACTGTAGCTGGAACCGTGCAGATGCAATGTACTGATCTGTGCTCCACTTCTGGTGATAG ATTGATAGTTGGTGAGTCGTTGAAAGTGAGGCGTGTTGTACCAATCTTGGGTGTTCCCGATGCCCTTGTGCCGCTTGAAGTACCCGTGTCTCAACTGAACCTTCTTCCTGG AGAAACAACGGCAGTCTATGTTTCAATCGATGTCCCGGAAATCCAGCCCCCTGGTCAGTATGAAGGGGAATTCATAATTACTGCTACACGAGCTGACACACA ATCTACTGTACAGTCCCCAAACAAAGCTGAGAGGAATCACATGTACCaagaattattaaattgtCTTGATTTTCTGGAGCCAATTGATGGAAAGCCACTGGATGAAGTG gcAGAGAGAGTGAAATGTGCATCTTCTTCTTTGAGAAAAGTGCTTGAAATGCCATCATTTTCGGATCTTTATCTAGATAATGGTTCAGGTGATATGATGGAGGAGGATGCCATTTCAAACTTTTCAATCCGAGTGAAGATGAGTTTAACAGTCTGGGATTTCGTTCTTCCAGTCACACCTTCTCTTCCAGCTGTTATTGGT ATATCCGATACGGTGATTGAGGACCGGTTTGGTGTTGAGCATGGAAGTAGCCAGTGGTACGAGGCACTGGATGAGCATTTTCAGTGGATGCTTCAATATAAAATCAGCCCATACTTCTGCAGATGGCGTGAAGGAATGCGAGTTCTGACTTACACCTGTCCATGGCCAG CTGATCATCCGAAATCAGACGAGTATCTGTCTAACCCCAGGCTTGCAGCATATGCTGTACCAGATAGTCCAGTAGTCTCCTG TGGCGATACAGCAAAGAACTTTCTGCAAAGAGAAGTGGAGCTATTACGAACAAAGAATCATTGGAGGAAGGCCTACTTCTATCTGTGGGATGAG CCACTCAACCTCGAGCATTATGAAGCTATTCGTAACATGGCAAGTGAGATCCAAGCTTACGCACCTGATGCCCGTATTATGACAACTTATTATTGTG GTCCAAGTGATGCACCCTTAGCCTCAAATAACTTTGAATCATTTCTTAAAGTTCCAGAGTTTCTTCGTCCTCACAATCAAATATATTGCACAAG TGAATGGGTGATTGGAAATCGCGAAGATCTGGCGAAGGATATCATAGCAGAAATACAACCTGAAAATGGCGAG GAGTGGTGGACTTATGTATGCATGGGGCCGGCAGATCCTCATCCTAATTGGCATTTGGGGATGCGAGGCACCCAGCATCGTGCTGTAATGTGGCGAGTATGGAAAGAAGGCGGAACCGGTTTCCTCTACTGGGGAGCTAATTGCTATGAGAAGGCATCAGTTCCTAGTGCTGAG ATTAAGTTTCGGCGTGGCCTCCCTCCAGGTGACGGAGTCTTATATTACCCTGGTCAAGTCTTCTCGTCTTCAGCTGAACCCGTTGCCTCCTTGCGACTTGAGCGGCTTTTAAGTGGTTTGCAG GACATTGAGTATCTGAAACTGTACTCTTCGAGATTTGGGCGAGAAGAAGGGCTTCAGCTGTTGGAGAAAACAGGCATGTATATAGGTCCTGAGAGGTATACCAATGAGCACATTCCAATCGATGTGATGAGGGCTGAAGTTTTCAGGACATGCCGCTCTGATTCTAACTTCTAA
- the LOC125218423 gene encoding protein SICKLE isoform X2, whose product MEESQKRRERLKAMRIEAADTTVANTDRSLASGGLANPLVEGESTSVPTQYFSPRFDYYTDPMAAFSGSRRDNITPQVSHGRSSGPAHQHMPPGPTYRSTAPNQSYQTPGVNYPDQRGGPQGNPPTAWGGPMEFATRPQGRPRGNPPNAWGGPMEFAGRPRGNPPNAQGGPGIALNYVSPPNMSRGGHFSNPSFGQEDHPYYGRGRSQNYYSSPQASGRGGSRHLESGRGRGRSFGNSVTPGSRMSGGRGGSRESVSAEVRPDLYYIKEMVEDPWKMLDPVKRKDTPAPENKSWLPKSVTMKKAKVSSEVPQTSISQQSLAQYLASSFGDSTDEPVHSEPST is encoded by the exons ATGGAGGAGTCTCAGAAAAGAAGGGAAAGGCTGAAGGCAATGCGAATTGAAGCTGCTGATACAACAGTTGCAAACACTGATAGATCATTGGCATCTGGTGGCCTTGCAAACCCTCTTGTTGAAGGAGAAAGCACTTCTGTTCCAACTCAATATTTTTCACCAAGATTTGATTATTACACTGACCCTATGGCAGCATTCTCTGGAAGTAGGAGAGATAATATTACTCCTCAGGTCTCACACGGACGCTCCTCAG GACCTGCACATCAACATATGCCTCCTGGACCTACATATCGAAGTACGGCTCCAAACCAATCATATCAAACTCCAGGTGTCAACTATCCCGATCAAAGAGGTGGACCACAAGGTAATCCTCCAACTGCCTGGGGTGGACCGATGGAATTCGCTACCAGACCACAAG GTAGACCACGAGGTAATCCTCCAAATGCGTGGGGTGGACCAATGGAATTTGCAGGTAGACCACGGGGTAATCCTCCGAATGCCCAGGGTGGACCAGGCATCGCCCTTAACTATGTGAGCCCACCAAACATGTCAAGAGGTGGTCATTTCAGCAATCCTAGCTTTGGACAGGAGGACCATCCTTATTATGGTAGAGGCAGAAGTCAGAACTACTACAGTAGTCCCCAAGCATCAGGGCGTGGAGGCAGCAGGCATCTCGAGTCTGGTAGAGGCAGGGGTCGATCATTTGGTAATAGCGTAACTCCAGGTTCAAGAATGAGTGGCGGGAGAGGAGGGTCACGTGAATCTGTTTCAGCTGAAGTGCGACCAGATTTGTATTACATCAAGGAAATGGTAGAAGATCCATGGAAGATGTTGGATCCTGTTAAAAGAAAGGATACTCCTGCCCCAGAGAATAAGTCCTGGCTGCCTAAATCCGTCACTATGAAAAAAGCTAAAGTTTCTAGTGAAGTTCCACAGACATCAATTTCTCAGCAAAGCCTAGCTCAATACCTGGCTTCCTCATTCGGTGACTCAACTGACGAGCCTGTTCACAGCGAGCCGAGTACATGA